The region ACTGGATGACAAACATCAATCATGGAACAATGCTTGAAAAAATTCACTCTCTTCCGATAAGCAGAAATCGTAATCCAGGCTCAATGTATCTAGATTGTCACCCCCATCTAAATCTGACAGCAGATCCGATAAGCCAAGATAACACTCCGGACTCGAGATATCCGAGCTGTATTCCACACCTAAGTGTGGCTCCTGCATATGATTTGAGCTCCCTTGCAAGTGATCAACTGCTGACTTCTGAAACTGGTGTGGAAAATAATCCTCAAAGCAATCAGGTTTCTCCTTCAAATTGTGGGCTACATCTGGATTTGACTTTGTTTCCTGCATTGATTCATCAGACACACTAACCTCAAAACAGTCTTGTTTTTCCTTCAATTCCTCAACAGAAACTTCAGAATAATCCAAAGGCATGCTTATAGAAGACAATGGATTAATCCTTGCTTCCTTAACTTCAGGAGCCTCAGTATTAGATGCTTCAAAATGATTTGATGAGCTTTTAGATGTATCCAGAGGCATTGATTCCACAACATGCTCGGGGAAGTTAACGCGGGCTAAAGGACCATACATAGCCCTTGCGGCTTTATCATAAGCATGAGCTGCTTCAACAGCAGTGCTAAAAGTACCGAGCCAAAGTCGACTCCCACTTCTCACTTGTACACAAGACTTGTTAAGCGGTTGACGGATTTCAGCAACCCACTTGCCCCAAGTCCTCTGTCTCACACCTCTATATTTGTAATTCTTGTTCTCAGGGCCGCCTTTTCCTCGCATGCAACCCTTTTTCGAGCCCTTGGCTTGAACCTTATGCGCCAATTCTCCATCTTTTCCAGAATCAAGTTCATCATTCAATTTCCTCCACTTTGCAAGAGTCTCCTCAACTGAATCACATCCACTGCGTCTCTTCCGTGAATTTCTTTGCCTTCAATCACACACCAATGCAATATGTTTAGACGTCTCAAATCTAATTGCCATTAAAGAACTGGAAACTGATTTAAAACCACCAAATGAATGGACATAGAATCCCCCCTAACCCAAAAGAATGCAAGGACTAAGGACCGAGGACTGAGTATGAAAGGAGTAAGGACATTACTTACTAAACATGAATTTTAAGTAATGGCCTAAAGCAAATTCTGCGACCTTTCAATCCCCAATCTGAACTTGAATATGAACTTAAGCCCAAATTAAGATAAAATGGGTAggattcaaaagaaaataagtaagaaagaaagggaaagaagCCCGTCTTGTAAATTGTAAGTTTAAAAGAACTTATCCAAATTAAGGGGGTGTTTGGCAAATATCTCATctcctctctatttttttttcacttttccaaaAAAGTCATATCCAAAGTACCAAAACATtctaatctttttttctttttcttttttcactttttatatcaaatcaataatttttttattactattcgaataaaaaaatacactttaaaacaaaactttttcacttttctataaaacaattgcaaaattttttatactttatatcacatcaatctttTCTTACTACAACTCCAACAAAAACTCCACAACGCAAATGCTTGCCAAACACCCCCTTAAGCCTTACCAGTCGTCAACAGAGAAATCAAGAGAAATGGGTGTGGACTTAACTATGAAAACCcatatgaattaaaaaaatactcatcaaatacacgtacaaaaaaataaaaaaaaggccacctcaaacaaaagaaaacgaacaaatatattgatataatttagaaaaaaaattcaagaaaaagagatTTGGACTAATCCAAACAAACTCATATTAAAAAGAGTCATACCCACATATTATACTCATAAAGAAACATAAGGAAATATACAGGTACGTTAATATAACTTACAAATATCTCAAGAAAGATAATGTGGACTTGTTTACCGAAACCCATATGACAAAAACACACCCATATACCATATTCATATAGGACACAAGAAAACTTTACCAGACTTGAGAAAAAGAAGTCCAAGAAACAAAGATTTGGAATTATCTATGGGTTAGAAAAAGAAGTCCAAGAAAAACAAAGATTTGGAATTATCTACGGTAACCCACAGGAAAAAGACTCGTCAAAAACACACCCAAATAACACATTCAGAcaaaaacttattaaaaaaaaaaaaaaaaaaaacccaaatcagACATAATAAAACAGACGACGAGTaactaagaaaaaaattcaagaaacagAGGAATAGACTCATCAAGAAGACGTCTAACGTCAAAAAACCCCAAGAAAGAAACTCACTTTTCAGCCATCTCTGACTCCGGGCGCGTTCAACGTGGTAACTTTGAATTGTAATTTGACTATCTTCGCTCTTCTTCAAAGCTCGAGTTGTTGGGATTGAAGGCGGTTGTATTGCAGACTTGTGGAGCAAGAAAAAGGAAACTGTTTAGGGATCAAAAAGAAGCTTCCGGAGATACTTCTATCAGGATCAGGTGTCCCTTTTTGGTGGTGGTATTCCGCGTAAACGCGGTTATATACGTGATTGATGACGTGGGATTGTGATTGACTATGACTATGAGGGGGCAAATTAAgggttttaataaatttaattaggGCCACGTCACGTATGGAATTGGgatttaataatataatgtcAATGGTCgcaaaagaattttttatttcatgataaaaatttaacaaaacacaaatatgtgCCCCTCCTTTGCGCAGGTGAATAAAGTTTTTCAAAATCCTCTATtatattataagataaaataaaactaaaagctTTTAATTTAAAGCTAATATAACACGGAGTTTTATACTCATGCTTTGACATAATTTAAACTCAATTCAAAATTAGATGATTAAGGTTAAAGAatttgatccgtttaattaaatgggtcagattAAGATTGTTCATGAttctatataattaattatcaaatCCAAAGAATTAGTTATCTGAACCAAAATGGCTATTGGGTGACGGTGGTTCAAGGCAAGTGTTATtgtttgttaaaaagaaaaacaataaggtaatcataaaaaaacaataaagaaaaagtaatgaaaataaaataaataaatagtataggAAAATATAAACGAATCTATTATGAAGTTTATTTAAATAAGTAAAAGGTAGCTTGATTCCTTAAATTTAGATTGAAACTTTGAGAAACTTCTGTGAGTACTCATATCCTAAACTTATCCAAATTAGTTTGCTACAAATTAGGTTTAGTCCTAGAGTATCTAGATATTGCACTCTCATCGCACCTTATTTTCATTGGACTGATGCAGCAATAGCTatcagctttttttttctttttttttttttttcttttttttaacaatggttGATGGACATTGCTACATCAACTCATTGAGATGGAGGTGTAATACGTAGTGTTACTCTTAGTCTTAAGCAActgaatattatatataatatggaTGGacattttaaattaagttgtCCGAATAACATAGAAATTTAAGGGTCAAGAAAGGATGTTGCAGGGTTAATCTGGCTCGACAGTCTAAGATACAACTAGCCATCTAGAGGAGATAGACCTAACAATTCTTCTTTCTTAAACTTTCCAAATTTCTATGTTATTTAGACAACGTAATAACAAGCATGTTTAAGATACACCAAGGAAAAAGGAAGAGTTTTTCTTGCTTCCTAGTTCCTACTAACcattctctttttcattttcattttctattatgCGAGAAAAATATATTACTAATAAACGCATCTTTCAATCAGATTGCCGTTAATAATTAAACGCAGTAGTTGAGTGAATGCATTTACTACTTCGGTCATTTATTTTAGTAAATGCATTAATTATAAATCCATTTTTGCCAAGTGGTCTAGAGTTTTAACAAATAGTTtcttaaagttttaaaaattgatcaatcattttttatggtaagaaaaaaataacaaattaataattatagttAGAAAAGTTGACATAGTctgttaatatgttaaattggagtgaccgaaccaccccatagtcATTAGGCGGCTATGGAGTTAATTAGTTCGGCTATCTAGAAgtagcaataaataaaaaaaataataaaaaaaattgaggggtgGTTCCAATGGCCATTAGTGTGGTTGGCTACTCCCTCTGACCAGCCTGACATATACTGATGTGAAACattaacaaaatttattaaCTTTTCTAATAAAGTTGactaatttgttcttttttgctTATTTCGGGAgtgattaattactttttaaaacttaGTGTACTATTTGTCAAAATTCTAAACCACATTGACCAAAAAggcatttatccatttttaaacGATGATTGATCCAATGACCAAAAGGATCTACCACATAAGCCTAAtagtgtataaatatatatatatatatatatataaagtggaATAAGAATGAagttttagcattactcataaccAAAATACAACATGTGCTATGAATTCAATTAATTCCACCATGTTTGTGCATGCTCACAAATGCTGCAAATATTCAATTATGATATGTAGgcttttgtttatatttatttttcttacttatcaaggTTATTGTTTAAGCTAAATATGTGACTGGGTGTGCATTGTCAATTATTGTTGTATAATTCAGTTGGGTAAATTTCATTGAGTGCCCCAAGTTTGACAAGGCATGTGAAAATTATAAGTGTTATAAAACCTGTATAATTGGTCTGATGGAGAGAGAGTTTCATCCTTTtcacaaccaaaaataaaaaaataaagaaaaagaaagaagcttaGGTAAAGAGAAGAATCTCCCCACATTTGAATGGGGCCAACAAACATAAGTGCATGTTTGGGTGGAGtgaaggacaaggaagcaaTATAATTGAGAGATTTTTGTCAATTAATTATTTGAGAAAAGTAttataaaatcatatttaaagtgaaaaaaaaaataaaaaattgatacttgaaaaataaaagaaagaaaagaaaagaaaaattctattAAGTTAAACATGTATCTAACACATAACAGAAACTCAAGCTCCATCTACCAAAAACTGGACTATTGGAAAGAAATGATGAAGATTGAAGCAACTGTTACAGAAAATTTGGTCCATTCCCAAAATACTGTGGGTGACAGCAGTCACTAGTGGTGGCCGAACAGAAAGAGACTATTATGAATTGGGATTGATTGTAATTTTTCAACGGAATTGTAATTATGATTGATTATAAGAGCATTTGTAACAAGCTCGTCAAAGTGACGAAATCACTAAATTCAGCCAAGTTTCCTTAAAATTGCCTCTATAACAAGCTTCTTATTGCTACAGTAAATTTGGTGATTATCAGATTTGCTCGTCTGGTCTGTGGAGCCAAGTTTCTCTCGTCTTTTCATATTTTCCATGTGTTTATTCGGCCTTCCTGCGTTCTCGATCTCCTGAAGCAAAAAAGTTGAGTTATTTCGCGCCTCAACCCATATTCTCACAGA is a window of Alnus glutinosa chromosome 4, dhAlnGlut1.1, whole genome shotgun sequence DNA encoding:
- the LOC133866952 gene encoding dehydration-responsive element-binding protein 2A-like, translating into MAEKQRNSRKRRSGCDSVEETLAKWRKLNDELDSGKDGELAHKVQAKGSKKGCMRGKGGPENKNYKYRGVRQRTWGKWVAEIRQPLNKSCVQVRSGSRLWLGTFSTAVEAAHAYDKAARAMYGPLARVNFPEHVVESMPLDTSKSSSNHFEASNTEAPEVKEARINPLSSISMPLDYSEVSVEELKEKQDCFEVSVSDESMQETKSNPDVAHNLKEKPDCFEDYFPHQFQKSAVDHLQGSSNHMQEPHLGVEYSSDISSPECYLGLSDLLSDLDGGDNLDTLSLDYDFCLSEESEFFQALFHD